Proteins encoded together in one Aeromonas encheleia window:
- a CDS encoding DUF3450 domain-containing protein, which produces MKKALLGSLVSAALLTSFNLSAASAGQAVDAQAATDNASKVSQQKIDNYAESAESALAQYKAALRQVDSLRTYNEQVGKMVDSQATELTSMQRQIAQIDQTSTEVVPLMLKMIDSLDQFVSLDLPFQKVEREDRVAALTDLMNRADVTISEKYRKILEAYQIEEGFSRTIEAYKASLDKDGAEKTYEFLRVGRIALLYQSPDGNETGIWNKKTRQWEELPQEYRSAVEQGLRIAKKQAPPALIKLPVQTAEKAS; this is translated from the coding sequence ATGAAGAAAGCGCTCCTCGGCAGCCTGGTTTCGGCTGCCTTGCTGACCAGCTTCAACCTGAGTGCCGCCTCTGCCGGTCAGGCAGTGGACGCTCAAGCCGCCACCGACAATGCCTCCAAAGTATCCCAGCAGAAGATCGACAACTACGCCGAGTCTGCCGAGTCTGCCCTGGCGCAGTACAAGGCCGCCCTGCGTCAGGTCGACAGCCTGCGCACCTACAACGAGCAGGTGGGCAAGATGGTCGACTCCCAGGCCACCGAGCTGACCTCGATGCAGCGCCAGATAGCCCAGATCGATCAGACCAGCACCGAGGTCGTCCCCCTGATGCTGAAGATGATCGACTCCCTCGATCAGTTCGTCTCCCTGGATCTGCCGTTCCAGAAGGTTGAGCGGGAGGACCGCGTGGCGGCCCTGACCGATCTGATGAACCGGGCCGATGTCACCATCTCCGAGAAGTACCGCAAGATCCTGGAGGCCTACCAGATCGAGGAGGGCTTCAGCCGCACCATCGAGGCCTACAAGGCCAGCCTGGACAAGGATGGCGCCGAGAAGACCTACGAGTTCCTGCGCGTCGGCCGCATCGCCCTGCTCTACCAGTCCCCGGATGGCAACGAGACCGGCATCTGGAACAAGAAGACCCGTCAGTGGGAGGAGTTGCCCCAGGAGTATCGCAGTGCAGTAGAACAGGGCTTGCGTATCGCCAAGAAGCAGGCGCCACCCGCGCTCATCAAGCTGCCGGTTCAAACTGCGGAGAAAGCATCATGA